The following nucleotide sequence is from Deltaproteobacteria bacterium.
GTATAGGGACCGTTGGCCTTGGAAGCAAAGGCCAGCCATTTACTGTCCGGAGACCAACTGTGCCAGGAGTTCATGCGTCCCGGAATATTACATGCGAGACGCCTTGCGGTTCCTCCGTTTGCGGGGATAATGTAGAGTTCACTGTCCATCTGATTCAGCATGAAACGATCGGCCATGCAGAAGACGATCCACTTCCCGTCAGGGGAGAATGCGGGGAAGAAGTTGCTCATACCGTTATTCGATGCGCCGGAAACAGGTTCAGGTGTGACAGTTCCATCTGCTTGAAAAGGCACCCGATACAGATCGTATCGATATGTTGCGGTGCCGCTCATGAATTTGTGCATCATGGCACGGAGAGCCATATCCTCAAGAGCCGGAGCCCGAGGAAATACAATCCATCGACCGTCAGGGCTGAATGCCGGATTGGTCTGCACATAGTTCGGGTCGGATGCTCCGGCCAGTTCGTGAAAGCTCTTCGTTTCGCGATCATAGATCACGAGGATCCCGCGCACCGGGAAGAACATCTGGGAGCAGTCAAGGTCATCAAGATAACGGTAAGCGGCATAATCATTTACCGTGCTGACCGCGTATCTGCCGTTCGGCGAAAGCCGTGAAAGCAGGCCGAAGGTTGGATATTTTGATTCCTTGTCGTAATCGCTCCATGTCATGACCTCGCTCTTGTTAAAGAGGGCGGTGGTATTTATTTCGGTGATAACATAGGCCCCCTTGTCGCTGCCGAAGTCCACGTCCATGCCGAGTATCTGCCCGTTTGAAGAGAAGGAATGGCAGTTTCCGCAGGCTTTCATGCCGGATAGGATGGTTCGAGGCTGAGTGGAGGCAACAGAGCCCAAGCGCCATTCAATGGCCGGCAGGTGGCTACGCGCGTAGCGGGCCGGGATCGGGACCTGACGGTAAAAGATGGGGGCGGTAACGGTCAGGCTTGAAATGCTGAAATTAACCATGTCTTTTGAAAGAGGCATGGAAGAACTGGATGTCGGAAAACCGCAAACGGAAAGGGTTAGCGGCTCGTCACGGTAGCTCTTTTTAATACAGTCCCACTCATCGACGCTGGGACGCCATTGGGAGTCGGCGGTCAGGGCTGAGAGGATAATTTGGCCATTTCCCCCGCGGATTTCAATTCG
It contains:
- a CDS encoding PD40 domain-containing protein, giving the protein MRFLPDHNLGDIMRWIRFLFLVFIIGTLALSGTCFSAADRTASKTADLFITYPMDKTLFPGNIIPPTVRWKDRSDSHEWRIEIRGGNGQIILSALTADSQWRPSVDEWDCIKKSYRDEPLTLSVCGFPTSSSSMPLSKDMVNFSISSLTVTAPIFYRQVPIPARYARSHLPAIEWRLGSVASTQPRTILSGMKACGNCHSFSSNGQILGMDVDFGSDKGAYVITEINTTALFNKSEVMTWSDYDKESKYPTFGLLSRLSPNGRYAVSTVNDYAAYRYLDDLDCSQMFFPVRGILVIYDRETKSFHELAGASDPNYVQTNPAFSPDGRWIVFPRAPALEDMALRAMMHKFMSGTATYRYDLYRVPFQADGTVTPEPVSGASNNGMSNFFPAFSPDGKWIVFCMADRFMLNQMDSELYIIPANGGTARRLACNIPGRMNSWHSWSPDSKWLAFASKANGPYTQVWLTHINAEGESTPAVLLDHFTDKELAANIPEFINISFEDQLLRIVNQLD